In one Candidatus Hydrogenedentota bacterium genomic region, the following are encoded:
- the dnaJ gene encoding molecular chaperone DnaJ produces the protein MATRDFYEILGVSRQASQDEIRKAYLKLAHKYHPDKTGGDKAAEDKLKEINEAYDTLKNPDKRSQYDRFGNLGAGFGQGFGGGFGGFGFGTEGTGGFDTPFEDFFDVLFGRSGTRGRRRPAARPGSDLERRVTITLKEAASGVKRAVRFSRMENCGECHGTGAAPGTKQRTCPDCNGSGQVRRSQGFFSITQTCRRCGGRGWSIDDPCTKCRGSGRVQTQRDLSVDIPAGVDTGSRLRVPGEGEPGENDGPRGDLYIFIEVESDDFFVRDGNDLVCEVPVSFPHAALGTTIRVPSLQGEAEVKIPAGTQSGQLFRLRGLGIPDIRGYRTGDQIVRVVVETPTHLNREQKELLQRFQELTEAQNYPAHLRFLDKLKEWLGG, from the coding sequence ATGGCGACTAGAGATTTCTATGAAATACTCGGGGTTTCCCGGCAAGCCTCGCAGGACGAGATCCGCAAGGCATACTTGAAGCTTGCGCATAAATACCATCCCGACAAGACCGGCGGGGATAAGGCTGCCGAGGACAAACTCAAGGAGATCAACGAAGCCTACGATACGCTCAAGAATCCTGACAAACGTTCACAATACGATCGTTTCGGAAATCTTGGCGCGGGCTTTGGCCAGGGTTTTGGCGGCGGTTTCGGCGGTTTTGGGTTTGGTACGGAAGGCACGGGCGGATTCGATACGCCCTTCGAGGATTTTTTCGACGTCTTGTTTGGGCGTTCTGGCACACGCGGCCGGCGGCGGCCCGCTGCCCGGCCCGGGAGTGATCTCGAGCGGCGCGTCACCATCACCCTGAAGGAAGCGGCTTCGGGCGTCAAACGTGCCGTCCGGTTCTCGCGCATGGAGAATTGCGGGGAATGCCATGGCACGGGGGCCGCGCCGGGAACAAAGCAAAGAACCTGCCCGGACTGCAATGGCAGTGGGCAAGTGCGGCGTTCTCAGGGCTTCTTCAGCATTACGCAAACCTGCCGGAGATGCGGGGGCAGGGGATGGAGCATTGATGATCCGTGCACCAAGTGCCGGGGGTCCGGACGGGTGCAGACACAACGCGACCTTTCGGTGGACATACCGGCCGGGGTCGATACCGGCTCCCGGCTGCGGGTGCCGGGCGAAGGGGAACCGGGAGAGAACGACGGACCCCGCGGCGACCTCTATATCTTCATCGAGGTAGAGTCCGATGATTTCTTCGTTCGCGACGGCAACGATTTGGTCTGTGAAGTACCCGTGAGTTTTCCCCATGCGGCCCTGGGCACCACAATACGTGTGCCTTCGCTCCAGGGCGAGGCTGAGGTCAAGATTCCGGCTGGGACCCAGTCGGGGCAGCTTTTCCGGTTGCGGGGCCTTGGCATCCCCGACATCCGCGGGTATCGCACCGGCGACCAGATCGTCCGGGTGGTCGTCGAGACGCCGACGCATCTAAACCGCGAGCAGAAGGAGCTGCTTCAACGGTTCCAGGAATTGACCGAGGCGCAGAACTATCCCGCCCATCTGCGGTTTCTGGACAAATTGAAGGAATGGTTGGGCGGATAA
- a CDS encoding Hsp70 family protein, whose protein sequence is ADAMVYQCEKLLKESGDKVDAADRNAVEAAVDGVKKALEKDDTAAIESAMEALTQAQYRLSEALYKSAAGPAQSASDASKQQGPQRGADDAKEAAPGGDTVDADFTVVDEDDKKENRE, encoded by the coding sequence GCGGATGCCATGGTGTATCAATGCGAAAAACTGCTCAAAGAAAGCGGTGACAAGGTTGACGCCGCGGACAGAAATGCCGTCGAGGCGGCTGTCGACGGCGTGAAGAAGGCGCTCGAGAAAGACGATACCGCAGCCATTGAATCGGCCATGGAGGCCCTCACCCAGGCTCAGTACAGGCTTTCGGAAGCCCTTTACAAGAGCGCGGCGGGGCCGGCTCAATCCGCTTCCGATGCTTCGAAACAGCAGGGGCCCCAGCGAGGTGCTGATGACGCCAAAGAAGCCGCACCGGGCGGAGATACCGTGGACGCGGATTTTACCGTTGTCGATGAGGACGATAAGAAGGAAAATAGAGAGTAG
- the dnaK gene encoding molecular chaperone DnaK: MGKVIGIDLGTTNSCVAVMEGGEPTVIANAEGNRTTPSVVAFTRDGERLVGAVAKRQAITNPVNTIFSIKRFMGRRHNEVASEEKIVPYKVGETSSGDCQVEVMGKTYRPPEISAMILQKMRETAESYLGEPVTQAVVTVPAYFNDSQRQATKDAGRIAGLEVLRIINEPTAAALAYGLDRKKDEKVAVYDLGGGTFDISILAIGDDSFEVLSTSGDTHLGGDDFDQRVIDWLAEEFLKDQGIDLRKDPMALQRLKEAAEKGKCELSTTMQTDINLPFITADASGPKHLNYTLTRARLEQLCDDLLQRSKGPCFRALEDAGLSAKEINEVILVGGMTRMPAVGEIVKSIFAKEPHRGVNPDEVVAIGAAIQGGVLSGDVKDVLLLDVTPLSLGIETLGGVCTKLIERNTTVPVTKRQIFSTASDSQTAVTIHVLQGEREMAGDNRTLGRFDLVG, from the coding sequence ATGGGTAAGGTAATCGGCATCGATCTGGGAACGACAAATTCTTGCGTCGCAGTGATGGAGGGCGGCGAGCCAACGGTCATTGCCAACGCGGAAGGAAACCGGACGACGCCGTCGGTGGTGGCGTTTACAAGAGACGGCGAGCGCCTTGTAGGCGCCGTGGCCAAGCGCCAGGCGATTACGAATCCGGTGAACACGATCTTTTCGATCAAGCGGTTCATGGGACGCCGTCACAACGAAGTCGCTTCGGAAGAGAAGATAGTGCCATACAAAGTCGGGGAGACTTCGTCGGGGGACTGCCAGGTCGAGGTTATGGGCAAGACTTACCGGCCTCCTGAAATCTCAGCGATGATTCTGCAGAAGATGAGAGAAACCGCCGAGAGTTATCTCGGAGAGCCGGTAACTCAAGCCGTGGTGACCGTGCCCGCGTATTTCAATGACTCGCAGCGGCAGGCAACGAAGGACGCGGGGCGCATCGCCGGTCTCGAGGTGCTGCGTATCATCAACGAACCCACGGCGGCCGCGCTCGCCTACGGTCTTGACCGCAAGAAGGACGAGAAAGTGGCGGTATACGACTTGGGCGGCGGAACGTTTGACATCTCGATTCTGGCGATTGGCGACGACAGTTTCGAGGTGCTGAGCACCAGTGGAGACACCCATCTCGGCGGCGATGATTTCGACCAGCGGGTCATTGACTGGCTCGCCGAGGAATTCCTGAAAGATCAAGGCATCGACCTCCGCAAAGATCCCATGGCGTTGCAGCGCCTCAAGGAAGCCGCAGAAAAAGGCAAATGCGAGCTCTCGACGACCATGCAGACCGACATCAACCTGCCGTTTATCACGGCGGATGCGTCGGGCCCCAAGCACCTCAACTATACGTTGACCCGGGCCAGGCTCGAGCAATTGTGCGATGACCTGCTCCAGCGCTCCAAAGGCCCGTGCTTCCGCGCGCTCGAAGATGCGGGCCTTTCGGCGAAGGAGATTAATGAAGTAATCCTTGTGGGCGGGATGACGCGGATGCCCGCCGTCGGCGAGATCGTGAAGAGCATTTTCGCCAAGGAGCCCCACCGGGGCGTCAATCCGGACGAAGTGGTCGCGATCGGCGCGGCGATACAGGGCGGCGTGTTGTCGGGTGACGTAAAGGACGTTCTGCTCCTTGACGTAACGCCGCTTTCGCTGGGGATAGAGACGCTGGGCGGCGTGTGCACAAAGCTCATTGAACGCAATACGACCGTGCCCGTTACAAAGCGGCAGATCTTCTCAACGGCGTCGGATAGCCAGACGGCCGTGACGATCCACGTCCTCCAGGGCGAGCGCGAGATGGCGGGCGACAACCGTACCCTCGGACGGTTTGACCTTGTGGGCAT
- the grpE gene encoding nucleotide exchange factor GrpE, producing the protein MKKKSTKKTFLEEQLEAQTRQEGESGQAEAFQTQERTQEAPRAAESASVEEPAGAEAASVEREALVTLIAERDQLKDQLLRARAEFENFRKRTTREIDRFRRTAEESLVRDLLPVIDHLELALKHADQASQAVVDGVQMVAQQFAEVLSSHGVEPIPALGEVFDPNVHEAIMQRADEAGVPNTVLEEFQRGYRMGDLILRPSKVVVCSAPAEPAAEPLDEVSEEA; encoded by the coding sequence ATGAAGAAGAAAAGCACGAAGAAGACGTTTTTGGAAGAACAACTCGAAGCACAAACCCGACAGGAGGGTGAGTCCGGGCAGGCGGAGGCTTTCCAAACACAAGAGCGGACGCAGGAAGCGCCCCGTGCGGCGGAGTCCGCGAGTGTGGAAGAACCAGCGGGAGCCGAGGCGGCGTCCGTGGAAAGGGAGGCGCTGGTCACCCTGATTGCCGAGCGCGACCAGCTGAAGGATCAACTCCTGCGGGCCCGTGCTGAATTCGAGAATTTTCGCAAACGTACCACTCGGGAAATCGACCGTTTCCGGAGAACCGCTGAAGAGTCGCTTGTTCGGGATCTCCTGCCTGTGATAGACCATCTTGAATTGGCGCTGAAACACGCCGATCAGGCCTCGCAGGCCGTAGTGGATGGTGTGCAGATGGTTGCCCAGCAGTTTGCCGAAGTGCTCAGCAGCCACGGGGTCGAGCCCATCCCGGCGTTAGGTGAAGTGTTTGACCCGAATGTCCACGAAGCGATAATGCAGCGCGCCGATGAAGCCGGCGTGCCGAATACGGTGCTGGAGGAGTTTCAGCGGGGATACCGAATGGGCGATTTGATCCTGAGGCCCTCGAAAGTAGTGGTCTGCTCAGCTCCCGCGGAACCAGCCGCGGAGCCGCTTGATGAAGTTTCCGAGGAAGCCTAG
- the hrcA gene encoding heat-inducible transcriptional repressor HrcA, protein MEQGAEQLGPRERLILQAVVHLYITTAEPVGSRAIVKRFGLDLSAATVRNVMADLEEAGYLRQLHTSSGRVPTDKGYRYYVDFLMNVQELTLSERARIHQELSQKLDDADEVIRNTSRLLALTSHHMGLVEAPDERNAEVCRVEMVPVGARRVGVVLVDNYGRVRTLVTKLGEDLSAERIQRIGRFLDTNFRGVSVEGLRAAVSARTSAFLDEQRRLAEQALDVLALMPPSRQGEVVLEGTSQLFEQPEFRDVERARQVFGFFEEHDRLVELLRSAVRDGEPLRTSIVIGSEVPDEELHEISIVVSPYHVGDNPAGMVGVIGPRRMEYSRLAGLVEYTAALLGSYLSAIAGLTVDDGSGVTPLLERPRE, encoded by the coding sequence TTGGAGCAGGGCGCGGAACAGCTTGGTCCCCGGGAACGGCTCATTCTCCAAGCCGTGGTTCACCTATACATCACTACGGCGGAGCCGGTGGGCTCGCGTGCCATCGTGAAACGGTTTGGCCTGGACCTCAGCGCGGCAACCGTGCGCAATGTGATGGCGGACCTGGAGGAGGCTGGCTATCTGCGCCAGTTGCACACGAGTTCCGGACGGGTTCCCACGGACAAAGGGTACCGTTACTACGTCGATTTCCTGATGAACGTGCAGGAATTGACGCTTTCGGAGCGCGCCCGCATTCACCAAGAGCTCTCGCAGAAGCTCGATGATGCCGACGAGGTCATTCGTAATACGAGCCGCTTGCTGGCCCTTACGTCACATCATATGGGACTTGTCGAAGCGCCGGACGAGCGGAACGCTGAGGTGTGCCGCGTAGAGATGGTCCCGGTCGGCGCCCGTCGCGTGGGCGTGGTGCTGGTTGATAACTATGGCCGCGTTCGGACTCTCGTGACAAAGCTCGGCGAAGACTTGTCGGCCGAGAGGATACAGCGGATCGGGCGCTTTTTGGACACGAACTTCCGAGGCGTGTCAGTTGAAGGGTTGCGGGCGGCGGTGTCGGCTCGGACGTCGGCGTTTCTTGATGAACAGCGGCGTTTGGCCGAGCAGGCGCTGGACGTGCTCGCGTTGATGCCTCCGAGCCGCCAGGGCGAGGTCGTTCTTGAAGGCACGTCGCAACTGTTCGAGCAGCCGGAGTTTCGTGACGTCGAGCGCGCCCGGCAGGTTTTTGGCTTCTTCGAGGAACACGACCGCCTGGTGGAGTTGTTGCGGTCGGCCGTTCGCGACGGGGAGCCGTTGCGCACGTCAATCGTCATTGGCTCGGAAGTGCCGGACGAGGAATTGCATGAAATCAGCATCGTGGTGTCCCCGTACCACGTTGGCGACAATCCCGCCGGAATGGTAGGGGTGATCGGTCCTCGCCGGATGGAATACTCGCGTCTGGCAGGTCTGGTCGAGTATACGGCCGCCCTTTTGGGCAGCTATTTGAGCGCAATAGCGGGCCTTACCGTTGATGATGGCAGCGGCGTCACGCCGTTGTTGGAAAGGCCCCGGGAATGA
- a CDS encoding glycosyltransferase family 1 protein gives MDVGIDIGPLTQTRTGVGNYCYYLVKHLLRAGGGMTFKAFSTGLRRVDATQFAGPLRHRHVPVPTRLAYRMWETVHWPPIDTLLHGVDVYHATNFFLPPTASAKRVLTIHDLTFLAAPHLCSPKIVGPFSRSIGRFAQEADAILAYSESTARDIVAHLGVSPEKVTVAPLAVDEDFQPLRRPDAEEYVRRHYEVRSPYVLFVGTIEPRKNVPLLLRAFSKIRHEVPHQLVLAGATGWNPQQFHRALLEVNLQDRVVQTGYVKNHAELAAFYSAADLFAFPSFYEGFGLPVLEAMTCGCPVIAADNSAIPEVTGADAVLLPAGDTDAWAEAMNALLHDPARRDALSEAGRRRAALFSWHDCAARTAGVYRSVTTCA, from the coding sequence ATGGACGTTGGGATAGATATCGGCCCCTTGACCCAGACCCGGACCGGCGTAGGCAACTACTGTTACTATCTTGTCAAGCATTTGCTGCGTGCTGGGGGCGGCATGACCTTCAAAGCCTTCTCGACAGGTTTGCGGCGCGTGGACGCCACACAATTCGCCGGCCCGCTCCGCCACCGGCACGTGCCCGTGCCGACCCGCCTGGCCTACCGCATGTGGGAGACGGTTCACTGGCCGCCCATCGACACCCTGCTCCATGGGGTGGATGTCTATCACGCCACGAATTTCTTCCTGCCGCCCACCGCGTCGGCAAAACGGGTACTGACCATTCATGACTTGACGTTCCTGGCGGCCCCGCACCTCTGCAGCCCGAAGATCGTCGGTCCGTTCTCGCGAAGCATCGGCCGCTTCGCGCAGGAGGCCGACGCCATACTGGCCTATTCGGAATCAACGGCCCGTGACATTGTCGCCCATCTGGGCGTTTCACCCGAGAAGGTGACCGTGGCGCCACTCGCCGTGGATGAAGATTTCCAGCCGCTGCGGCGGCCGGACGCAGAAGAATATGTGCGCAGGCACTACGAGGTGCGCAGCCCGTATGTTTTGTTCGTAGGGACCATCGAACCGCGCAAGAACGTCCCGCTCTTGCTGCGGGCATTCTCGAAGATACGCCATGAGGTCCCCCATCAGCTGGTCCTGGCCGGCGCTACGGGATGGAACCCCCAACAGTTCCACCGGGCCCTGCTCGAGGTAAACCTGCAAGACAGGGTCGTGCAGACCGGTTACGTGAAGAACCATGCCGAACTGGCCGCATTTTATTCTGCCGCAGACCTGTTCGCTTTTCCCTCCTTTTACGAAGGCTTTGGACTCCCTGTACTCGAGGCAATGACCTGCGGATGCCCGGTAATCGCGGCGGACAATTCCGCCATTCCCGAAGTTACCGGCGCCGACGCCGTGCTCCTGCCCGCCGGCGACACCGATGCCTGGGCAGAAGCCATGAATGCGCTCCTTCACGACCCCGCCAGGCGAGACGCCTTGTCCGAAGCGGGACGGCGCCGGGCCGCGCTATTCTCATGGCACGACTGCGCCGCGCGCACTGCCGGTGTCTACCGGAGTGTCACGACATGCGCGTGA
- a CDS encoding glycosyltransferase family 1 protein, with amino-acid sequence MRVIVDGTQAGNRSGTGEYTLQLAAWLPRVAPDIEVAFAWPGDVAPPGDVAVVPLRRRGPRGLQYLAGRPEWLEQADLVHYPASIGHARSPGRAILTVHDVSCLVNPAWFRWGHALYYRAMISRSARRAEAIIADSKATASDLEQRLGLERARIRVVPLGVDAIFRPAPGEAVDRVRSRYALPDRFLLFLGTLEPRKNLARLVEAFTLAARQIPHYLVLAGRPGWKCAALRRAIAMSDAASRIVMPGFIPRNDLPALLTAAEGFVWPSLYEGFGLPPLEAMACGTPVLTSNAASMPEAAGDAAIMVNPQNIPEIAESIKALVTDASLRTALREKGLKRAGMFTWQRTAELTAEVYRSVWAGCAST; translated from the coding sequence ATGCGCGTGATCGTCGATGGGACCCAGGCAGGAAACAGAAGCGGAACGGGCGAATATACCCTTCAGTTGGCTGCGTGGCTTCCCCGCGTCGCCCCTGATATCGAGGTGGCTTTCGCCTGGCCCGGCGACGTGGCGCCGCCCGGGGATGTGGCCGTTGTCCCTCTTCGCCGCCGCGGTCCGCGAGGTTTGCAGTACCTGGCCGGCCGGCCCGAATGGCTGGAGCAGGCGGATCTCGTTCATTACCCCGCGAGTATCGGCCATGCGCGGAGCCCGGGCCGAGCCATACTGACCGTGCATGACGTGAGCTGTCTCGTGAACCCCGCCTGGTTCCGCTGGGGCCATGCATTGTATTACCGCGCCATGATCTCTCGCAGCGCGCGAAGAGCCGAGGCAATCATTGCCGACTCCAAAGCCACCGCGTCGGACTTGGAGCAGCGCCTTGGGCTCGAACGCGCTCGTATTCGGGTAGTCCCCCTTGGGGTGGATGCCATATTTCGGCCCGCCCCCGGAGAAGCCGTCGATCGCGTACGCAGCCGATACGCTCTGCCCGACAGGTTCCTGCTATTCCTGGGAACCCTTGAACCGCGAAAGAACCTCGCGCGCCTTGTGGAGGCCTTCACCCTCGCCGCGCGCCAAATCCCCCACTACCTCGTGCTCGCCGGGCGCCCGGGATGGAAATGTGCGGCGCTGCGCCGTGCGATCGCAATGTCGGATGCCGCCAGCCGCATCGTCATGCCCGGTTTCATTCCCCGCAATGATCTACCCGCGCTGTTGACCGCAGCGGAGGGATTCGTGTGGCCAAGTCTATACGAAGGGTTTGGACTTCCCCCCCTCGAGGCCATGGCCTGCGGCACCCCGGTGCTTACGTCGAATGCCGCCAGCATGCCGGAAGCCGCCGGAGATGCAGCTATCATGGTCAATCCCCAGAATATCCCCGAAATAGCGGAAAGCATCAAGGCCCTTGTCACCGACGCATCCCTGCGCACTGCCTTGCGCGAGAAGGGTTTAAAACGCGCCGGCATGTTCACGTGGCAACGCACGGCCGAGTTGACCGCCGAGGTCTACCGTTCGGTTTGGGCCGGGTGTGCCAGCACATGA
- a CDS encoding glycosyltransferase, with product MKVLHVYKDFDPPIRGGMERHIALSCRYQREWAEVEALTCSRSIHTRVADRDGTRVTEVGEWGRFQSAPVSPLFPYYLRKIRADVLVVHVPNPTAELGYLLARPPGTLVVRYHSDVVRQASAMRFYRPIQMHFLRKAAIIMPTSAQYVASSTVLSELAGRCVVVPLGVVPEAFEDPDAANVNRLREAYGGQFVLFAGKHRYYKGLEYLVRAAPDIRGPVVIAGDGPERERCQRLAAELGAAIHFPGELSQSDLVDHLHACAVVAFPSVARSEAFGIAILEAHVCGKPVVATRLGTGVELANLDGETGFNVPPRDAGALAEAINRLLARPEERRRLGDFARERVLKEFRSELVARREFELYTAAHEGALR from the coding sequence ATGAAGGTCCTCCATGTATATAAAGACTTCGACCCTCCCATCCGGGGCGGCATGGAGCGGCACATCGCCTTAAGCTGCCGCTACCAGCGCGAATGGGCTGAGGTCGAGGCGCTGACGTGCAGCCGCTCAATCCACACCCGAGTCGCGGACCGCGACGGCACCCGCGTCACTGAGGTGGGAGAGTGGGGCCGGTTTCAGAGCGCCCCCGTATCACCCCTCTTCCCATATTACCTGCGCAAGATACGAGCCGACGTACTGGTCGTCCACGTGCCGAACCCGACCGCCGAGCTCGGATACCTCCTCGCGCGCCCCCCTGGCACCCTCGTTGTGCGGTACCATAGCGACGTGGTCCGCCAAGCTTCCGCGATGCGGTTCTACCGGCCAATCCAAATGCATTTTCTGCGAAAAGCTGCTATTATTATGCCGACATCGGCGCAGTATGTTGCCTCGTCGACCGTGTTGAGCGAATTGGCTGGCCGGTGCGTGGTTGTGCCTCTCGGAGTCGTCCCGGAAGCGTTCGAAGACCCCGATGCGGCCAATGTCAATCGTCTGCGGGAAGCGTATGGGGGGCAATTCGTATTGTTCGCGGGCAAGCACCGGTACTATAAAGGGCTTGAGTATCTTGTGCGGGCAGCGCCCGATATCCGCGGTCCCGTAGTCATCGCGGGAGACGGGCCGGAGCGAGAACGCTGCCAGCGGCTGGCTGCTGAACTCGGGGCGGCGATCCATTTTCCGGGGGAATTGTCTCAATCGGATTTGGTAGACCATCTGCATGCATGTGCTGTAGTTGCGTTTCCGTCGGTGGCGCGCAGCGAGGCGTTTGGGATCGCCATACTCGAGGCCCATGTCTGCGGCAAGCCGGTAGTCGCAACACGACTGGGCACGGGCGTCGAATTGGCCAATCTGGACGGCGAAACGGGGTTCAATGTGCCGCCGCGCGACGCCGGGGCACTGGCAGAGGCCATCAACCGCCTGCTGGCCCGCCCCGAAGAACGCCGCCGGCTCGGCGATTTCGCCCGCGAACGCGTGCTGAAGGAGTTCCGAAGCGAACTCGTGGCCCGGCGAGAGTTCGAACTGTATACGGCCGCGCATGAAGGGGCATTGCGATAG